In a genomic window of Styela clava chromosome 7, kaStyClav1.hap1.2, whole genome shotgun sequence:
- the LOC120327764 gene encoding copine-9-like, which translates to MDATKEAIVKAATLPMSIVIVGIGGGDFEAMKELDGDVVRLFYIDGKEKKDAKRDIVQFVPFRDFSASNKCEVISMQRLSKEVLQEIPDQFLEYVTLSTKRSESQSST; encoded by the exons ATGGATGCTACAAAAGAAGCTATTGTAAAGGCAGCCACATTGCCAATGTCTATTGTGATTGTTGGAATCGGAGGTGGTGATTTTGAAG cAATGAAAGAACTTGATGGTGACGTGGTGAGGTTGTTTTATATCGATGGCAAAgaaaaaaaagatgccaaaaGAGATATTGTACAG TTTGTTCCTTTTCGAGATTTTTCTGCCAGTAATAAATGCGAAGTGATAAGCATGCAAAGATTGAGTAAAGAAGTTCTCCAGGAAATTCCGGATCAATTCCTAGAGTATGTTACTTTATCAACGAAAAGATCGGAGTCACAAAGTTCGACGTAG